A stretch of the Alnus glutinosa chromosome 6, dhAlnGlut1.1, whole genome shotgun sequence genome encodes the following:
- the LOC133871695 gene encoding uncharacterized protein LOC133871695, producing MVGVFRRSLSFPNKNPKRPSTAEPPISHHIRSISLPCRSHPLISQLKDGISELQSWASNPDARTSAWLCDGLSRLKNVHDYLDDILQLPQTQETLRQRCQPLWVENLLEDFLRFVDVYGIFQTLVLGWKDEQSAAQVAMRKRDEKRVVLYVKARKQMAKEMGKLVSAVRCVGVPGPEPIVPVGDAELVAVIGDAIEVTVLVSIELFNGIAASFAPRKSSWMGLRLSKKAKKVKAEEGIQEFQQVGVESLWGLRKQADEEVRMGLKKMQDLEGCIGGIENGSERVFRSLINARVSLLNTLTL from the coding sequence ATGGTAGGCGTTTTTCGACGCTCCCTTTCATTCCCTAACAAAAATCCCAAGCGTCCATCGACGGCTGAGCCACCCATCTCTCATCACATCAGGTCCATCAGTCTTCCGTGCAGATCTCACCCCTTGATCTCCCAGCTCAAGGATGGGATCAGCGAGCTCCAATCCTGGGCTTCCAACCCTGACGCCCGAACTTCGGCTTGGCTGTGCGACGGCTTGAGCCGTCTCAAAAACGTCCACGACTACCTCGACGACATTCTTCAACTCCCTCAGACCCAAGAAACGCTACGACAACGGTGTCAGCCCCTGTGGGTGGAGAACCTCCTAGAGGATTTTCTTCGTTTCGTTGACGTATACGGGATCTTCCAAACATTGGTTTTGGGATGGAAAGATGAGCAGTCGGCGGCGCAGGTGGCTATGAGAAAGAGAGACGAGAAGAGGGTTGTTTTGTACGTGAAAGCTCGGAAGCAAATGGCTAAGGAAATGGGAAAGCTCGTGTCCGCCGTGCGATGCGTCGGTGTTCCAGGACCGGAGCCTATTGTTCCGGTTGGTGACGCCGAGTTGGTGGCTGTTATTGGAGATGCCATTGAAGTGACTGTGTTGGTTTCGATAGAGCTTTTTAATGGAATTGCGGCTTCGTTTGCGCCGAGGAAATCTTCGTGGATGGGGCTACGGTTGTCGAAGAAGGCAAAGAAAGTGAAGGCGGAGGAGGGTATTCAAGAATTTCAACAGGTTGGGGTGGAGAGCTTGTGGGGTTTGAGAAAGCAGGCAGATGAGGAGGTGAGGATGGGTTTGAAGAAAATGCAGGATTTGGAGGGCTGTATTGGTGGTATTGAAAATGGTAGTGAGAGAGTGTTTAGGAGTTTGATCAACGCAAGGGTTTCACTACTAAACACTCTCACACTATAA
- the LOC133871105 gene encoding uncharacterized protein LOC133871105 — protein sequence MLVEFTNGKTEVQEKEEEILKNGSKIAMQFSRRVSDLDWRRLLLIIPPLFLFLFVALSANTSNPLSSFAPLRSFILSHTFQAPENITFNNSNITFNNSASPPATPSRVVKKPSDSAVTRWRRRKDELNRSRMAVCLVGGARRFELSGPSIVEKILKEYPNSDLFLHSPLDKNAFKFSLMKSAPRLASVRIFEPKPLPVTDSQLRVLTAANSPNGIQGLLQYFKLVEGCLTMIKAHQKRKKFTYDWIVRTRVDGYWNAPLHPRNFVPGKYLVPPGSTYGGLNDRFGVGDLNTSTVALSRLSLIPQLDSAGFQNLNSETSFRAQLTTRGVPYLTKRLPFCVVTDRRYSFPPTRYGVPVAALSSPGPLSGAKCRPCTPACEGSCVASVMSYLDRGWSWTDWGNGTLRLCDAHGDWESGWERIFDRIAGEKSARARKRIKNLKLQQCVDDFNGMKRRMTGKWESPPPEEICRLGLGA from the exons ATGCTAGTTGAATTTACTAATGGGAAAACCGAAGTGCAGGAAAAGGAGGAAGAGATTTTAAAGAACGGTTCAAAAATCGCAATGCAATTTTCGCGAAGGGTTTCGGATCTTGATTGGCGGCGGCTTCTCCTGATAATCCCTCCGCTATTTCTCTTCTTGTTCGTAGCGCTCTCCGCCAACACTAGCAATCCTTTGTCATCTTTTGCCCCTCTCCGATCTTTCATTCTCAGCCATACCTTCCAGGCACCGGAGAACATCACGTTCAACAATTCGAACATCACGTTCAACAATTCGGCCTCGCCGCCGGCGACGCCGAGTCGGGTGGTGAAGAAGCCGAGCGATTCGGCGGTTACTCGGTGGAGAAGGAGGAAGGATGAGTTGAACCGGTCGAGAATGGCGGTGTGTCTGGTCGGCGGGGCCCGCCGGTTTGAGCTCTCCGGACCCTCCATAGTGGAGAAGATTCTCAAGGAGTATCCGAATTCCGATCTTTTCCTGCACAGCCCGCTCGATAAGAACGCGTTCAAATTCTCGCTGATGAAGAGCGCGCCTAGGCTCGCCTCCGTTCGAATCTTCGAGCCCAAACCCTTACCGGTCACCGACTCGCAGCTCCGCGTCCTCACGGCGGCGAACTCGCCCAACGGCATCCAG GGCCTCTTGCAATACTTCAAGCTCGTTGAGGGCTGCCTGACCATGATCAAAGCGCACCAAAAGCGAAAGAAATTCACGTACGACTGGATAGTACGGACCCGGGTGGACGGCTACTGGAACGCTCCGCTCCACCCGAGAAACTTCGTACCCGGCAAGTACCTGGTTCCGCCTGGATCCACCTACGGCGGGCTCAACGACCGGTTCGGCGTCGGCGACCTCAACACCTCCACGGTGGCTCTCTCGCGGCTCTCCCTAATACCCCAGCTCGACTCGGCCGGGTTCCAGAATCTCAACTCGGAGACCTCGTTCAGAGCCCAACTCACCACCCGGGGAGTGCCCTACCTCACCAAGCGCCTCCCTTTCTGCGTCGTCACGGACCGCAG GTACTCTTTCCCGCCGACACGTTATGGTGTTCCGGTGGCTGCGCTTTCGAGCCCGGGCCCACTGAGCGGTGCCAAGTGCAGGCCTTGTACGCCGGCGTGTGAAGGTTCTTGCGTGGCGAGCGTGATGTCGTACCTGGACCGAGGGTGGAGCTGGACGGATTGGGGGAACGGGACGCTTCGGTTATGTGATGCTCACGGGGATTGGGAGAGTGGGTGGGAGAGAATCTTTGACCGAATCGCTGGGGAGAAATCCGCCAGGGCGAGAAAGCGAATTAAGAACCTGAAGCTTCAGCAGTGTGTAGATGATTTCAATGGAATGAAGAGGAGGATGACTGGGAAATGGGAGTCTCCGCCGCCGGAGGAGATTTGCAGGCTTGGGTTAGGGGCTTGA
- the LOC133872044 gene encoding nitrate regulatory gene2 protein-like, giving the protein MGCGNSKLDDLPAVTLCRDRCNFLEEALLQSHALADAHVAYMQSLRSLGPTLHRFFTQITDHSASDQPQPSKPSPPHDHSHSVSHSNSNSNSNSDSEAEGTEKEIDYFGQIHQNYQTIAPSPPPPSNSAWDFLNFFDTYERYQPLFDHREEVPDFKPEVVKKKTEERQKPKDAAKKVVVPEKDLSETPICSRGVSEAMREIQALFDKASESGNEVLKLIEVRILRCHPKIAVNQVSCKVFHAIAPSLPRRGMEKSSPLVMKISPDHEDTGLSSGNISSILEKLWMWEKKLYDEVKAEEKLRTLHEKKCKQLKRMDERSADAYKIDSTRSLIWSLSTKMTISIEVIDRISITINKLRDEEFLQQINKLILGLVGMWKAMLECHRCQCQAFGEGKSLDGITSNGKFSYAHLEAAIELKFELQNWSLRLFNLIGTQKAHVKALNGWLLRCLLYEPEETLDGIVPFSPGRIGAPTVFVICNRWSQAMDRVSEKEVIEAMQGFFMSLNRLLEPHIVDLQQRAAGDKDMEKKIKVFEMEEQRIQKMAQAQEKKMGPVLPRTEIPNTSSLMSGLKQIFAAMERFTANSLQAYEELCVHIQEEERHV; this is encoded by the exons ATGGGCTGTGGCAACTCGAAGCTCGACGACCTCCCGGCGGTGACGCTATGCCGCGACCGCTGCAATTTCCTCGAGGAGGCGCTCCTCCAAAGCCACGCCCTCGCCGACGCCCACGTGGCGTACATGCAGTCGCTCAGGTCTCTGGGCCCCACTCTCCACCGTTTCTTTACGCAGATTACTGACCACTCTGCTTCTGATCAACCCCAACCTTCGAAACCTTCTCCACCACACGATCACTCCCACTCCGTTTcacattcaaattcaaattcaaattcaaattctgaTTCCGAGGCAGAGGGCACAGAGAAAGAAATCGATTACTTCGGCCAAATCCACCAAAACTACCAAACCATAGCACCTTCGCCCCCACCTCCGAGCAACTCGGCCTGGGATTTCTTGAATTTCTTCGACACTTACGAGCGGTACCAACCGCTATTCGATCACAGAGAGGAAGTCCCTGACTTCAAGCCCGAGGTGGTGAAGAAGAAAACCGAGGAACGCCAAAAACCCAAGGATGCGGCGAAGAAAGTCGTCGTTCCGGAGAAAGATCTGTCCGAGACCCCGATTTGCTCGCGAGGTGTCTCCGAAGCAATGAGAGAAATTCAAGCTCTGTTTGATAAAGCTTCGGAGTCTGGTAATGAGGTTTTGAAGTTGATCGAGGTCCGAATATTACGTTGTCATCCGAAAATTGCCGTTaatcaag TTTCTTGCAAGGTTTTTCATGCTATTGCTCCGTCTTTGCCACGAAGAGGTATGGAGAAATCCTCACCGTTGGTTATGAAAATCAGTCCTGATCACGAAGATACGGGCTTGAGTTCTGGGAATATCTCTTCTATTTTGGAAAAACTGTGGATGTGGGAGAAGAAGCTCTATGATGAAGTCAAG GCTGAGGAAAAATTGCGTACACTTCATGAGAAGAAGTGCAAGCAGCTGAAACGAATGGATGAAAGAAGTGCTGATGCTTATAAAATCGACTCCACTCGATCTTTAATCTGGAGTTTATCTACTAAAATGACAATTTCAATTGAGGTTATTGACAGGATTTCAATAACAATAAACAAGTTGAGGGATGAAGAGTTTTTGCAGCAGATCAATAAATTAATTCTCGG GTTAGTTGGAATGTGGAAAGCCATGCTAGAGTGTCACAGGTGTCAGTGCCAAGCATTTGGAGAAGGCAAAAGTTTAGATGGCATTACATCCAATGGGAAGTTTAGTTATGCTCATCTTGAAGCAGCCATTGAACTCAAGTTTGAGCTTCAAAACTGGAGCCTCAGATTGTTCAATTTGATTGGCACCCAAAAGGCCCATGTCAAAGCCTTAAATGGTTGGCTTTTGAGATGTCTGCTATATGAACCTGAAGAAACACTTGACGGCATAGTGCCCTTCTCCCCTGGTAGGATTGGTGCACCCACTGTGTTTGTGATCTGTAACCGTTGGTCACAAGCAATGGATAGAGTCTCAGAGAAGGAAGTGATTGAAGCTATGCAGGGATTTTTTATGAGCTTAAATCGACTCTTGGAACCGCATATTGTAGACCTGCAGCAGAGGGCAGCTGGAGACAAGGATatggagaaaaaaattaaagtcttTGAGATGGAGGAGCAAAGGATACAAAAGATGGCGCAAgctcaagagaaaaaaatgggtCCAGTCCTGCCTCGGACTGAGATTCCAAATACTAGTAGTCTGATGTCAGGCCTAAAACAAATTTTTGCGGCCATGGAGAGGTTCACAGCTAATTCTTTGCAAGCTTATGAGGAGCTTTGTGTACACattcaagaagaagaaaggcaTGTTTGA
- the LOC133870352 gene encoding uncharacterized protein LOC133870352, producing MEKERDNRKEYVEKQTQAPNITPMKPVTHDAYGGGMYGTEPGQPKNPTKPPASETQSADGPAEAASKPKHTPPPSSGDRDIDITGQSYIQ from the coding sequence atggagaaggagagagataATAGAAAGGAGTACGTAGAGAAGCAGACACAGGCACCCAACATCACACCGATGAAGCCTGTGACCCACGATGCTTACGGTGGAGGGATGTACGGCACTGAACCTGGGCAACCAAAGAACCCCACGAAGCCGCCTGCGAGTGAAACCCAGAGTGCTGATGGGCCTGCTGAGGCCGCCTCGAAGCCCAAGCACACCCCTCCGCCTTCATCGGGTGATCGAGATATCGATATCACCGGCCAGTCTTACATTCAGTAA
- the LOC133872052 gene encoding putative F-box protein At5g55150 — MLPLSKSQLQSHRSFYDVSTNKTHHLELPEACHSQVRVDSSNGWLVIIDSSLAILLLNPLTLAKFNLPPLSSFPNVVSLDFSKVGKEYEYTIREASGKIYRLNLEEMRDFFIKKIVLSPCSVDKDNFIAVAIVNETGELAYCKNGHQYWTSMGDVGLACCDVTYYKEKFYAVDAAGSVMVCDVSDESPSVSVIRMRFSSTIGYVCHKVYLVNSGNELLAVVHQLDHQLPQQGPFMFYLRTVYFVVYRMNWSRQRWSSVEDLGDRVLFVRESSSVSLSAADVQRCSRMSPNECFKNCIYFTDDSRVSSYDGDFGSDRPSCYDMLHRDDDGAFNWDRGIYTLTGGRIISLPCRTRDPHALWFTPTPCSKS; from the coding sequence ATGCTTCCCCTCTCCAAATCCCAACTACAATCCCACCGCTCCTTCTACGACGTCTCCACCAACAAGACCCACCATCTCGAGCTCCCAGAAGCTTGTCACTCTCAAGTTCGCGTTGATTCCTCAAACGGCTGGCTCGTCATCATCGACAGCTCCTTAGCCATCCTACTCCTTAACCCTCTCACCTTGGCCAAGTTCAATCTCCCTCCGCTCTCCTCCTTCCCCAACGTTGTGAGCCTCGACTTCTCCAAAGTCGGTAAGGAGTACGAGTACACCATCCGAGAGGCGTCCGGAAAGATCTATCGGCTTAATTTGGAGGAAATGCGCGACTTTTTTATCAAGAAAATCGTTTTATCGCCGTGTTCAGTAGACAAAGACAACTTCATCGCAGTGGCGATTGTCAATGAGACCGGCGAGTTGGCATACTGTAAGAACGGCCATCAATATTGGACTTCTATGGGCGATGTGGGACTTGCCTGCTGCGACGTTACATATTACAAGGAGAAATTCTATGCTGTGGATGCGGCCGGATCAGTCATGGTGTGCGACGTAAGCGACGAATCACCTAGTGTTTCGGTAATTAGGATGCGTTTCTCGTCGACAATAGGTTACGTTTGCCACAAGGTATATTTGGTGAATTCAGGGAACGAGTTGTTAGCGGTTGTACACCAACTGGATCATCAACTCCCACAGCAGGGTCCTTTTATGTTTTACTTGAGAACCGTGTATTTTGTGGTATACAGAATGAATTGGAGTAGGCAGCGGTGGAGCAGCGTCGAAGACTTGGGTGACCGCGTGTTGTTTGTGAGGGAAAGTTCATCTGTGTCGTTGTCTGCTGCTGATGTTCAACGATGCTCAAGGATGTCACCGAATGAATGTTTCAAGAATTGTATCTATTTTACTGATGATAGCCGTGTTAGCAGCTATGATGGGGACTTTGGTTCTGATAGACCTTCCTGCTATGATATGCTCCATAGGGACGATGATGGTGCTTTTAATTGGGACAGAGGCATCTACACGTTAACGGGTGGAAGGATTATCTCTTTGCCATGTCGTACGCGAGATCCGCATGCACTTTGGTTTACACCGACTCCATGCTCAAAAAGTTGA